In the Victivallis sp. Marseille-Q1083 genome, one interval contains:
- a CDS encoding DUF2156 domain-containing protein — protein sequence MNENISKAVAGLRPIELADAALFRAALRRQPRVSCECSFTNLFLWGEVYDSCFFEYEGRLFVYSKLEQVLQFPFGPFLPPEKLLEIAGILQETGHTLHGYYDVPDDYLLQFPEVAVLFKVTGSEDYADYLYSVRHLTELTGSRLRKKRNLIKQFHEEYPVHRIEPITTANLELVRCLAGQLNGEQEQSRFIEEENLALERTWLFFDRPELQLEGILLFAGDAPVGFSLYSPLGDGVFDVHFEKADHHHKGAGQVVTQQMAATLNGRAALINREQDLGDPGLRQAKHSLDPLLLYRRSELVMHS from the coding sequence ATGAACGAAAATATTTCAAAAGCCGTGGCCGGTTTGCGGCCCATCGAACTGGCCGACGCCGCGTTGTTCCGCGCAGCTTTGCGACGACAGCCGCGCGTCAGTTGCGAATGCAGTTTCACCAACCTCTTCCTGTGGGGAGAAGTCTACGACAGTTGTTTCTTTGAATACGAGGGACGGCTGTTCGTCTACAGCAAACTGGAGCAGGTCCTGCAGTTTCCGTTCGGCCCTTTCCTGCCGCCGGAAAAATTACTCGAAATCGCCGGCATCCTCCAGGAAACCGGCCATACCCTGCACGGTTACTACGATGTGCCGGACGACTATCTGCTGCAGTTTCCCGAAGTCGCCGTGCTGTTCAAAGTGACTGGTTCGGAAGATTACGCCGATTATCTCTACTCGGTCCGGCACCTGACCGAATTGACCGGCAGCCGGCTGCGGAAAAAACGCAACCTGATCAAACAATTCCATGAAGAATACCCCGTTCACCGTATCGAACCGATCACCACGGCCAATCTTGAACTGGTGCGATGTCTCGCCGGGCAATTGAACGGCGAACAGGAGCAATCGCGTTTTATCGAGGAAGAAAATCTGGCACTGGAAAGGACCTGGCTATTTTTCGACCGCCCGGAATTGCAACTGGAAGGCATTCTGCTGTTTGCCGGCGATGCCCCGGTCGGCTTCTCGCTTTACAGCCCGCTGGGCGACGGCGTCTTCGACGTCCATTTCGAAAAAGCCGATCACCACCACAAGGGAGCCGGACAGGTCGTCACCCAGCAGATGGCGGCGACGCTGAACGGCCGGGCCGCGCTGATCAACCGCGAACAGGACCTGGGCGATCCCGGTTTGCGTCAGGCCAAGCATTCGCTGGACCCGCTGCTGCTCTACCGGCGTTCCGAGCTGGTGATGCACAGTTAA
- a CDS encoding Ldh family oxidoreductase translates to MDAEKIYRIDFETLERFMREVFEKSGVPAADAAICADVLITADKLGIDSHGIGRLKPIYYDRIKAGIQQPVTRFEIVRESPTTAVIDGHDGMGQVIARQAMQLAIDKAKQYGMGMTAVRNSTHYGIAGYYALMAAEHGMIGMTGTNARPSIAPTFGVENMLGTNPLTFGMPTDEPFPFLLDCATSISQRGKIEVYARAGRELPPGWVIGEDGRTRTDTEQILIDLVKGKAALTPLGGIGEEHGGYKGYGYATVVEILSAALQQGSFLKGLLGFNADGSKRPYHLGHFFLAINIECFTGLDSFKKTAGDILRELRASRRAPGQPHIYTAGEKEYLNYQRRLKEGVPVNPALQKNIRALVDELDLKGYDFEFLQE, encoded by the coding sequence ATGGACGCCGAAAAAATTTACCGGATCGACTTTGAGACGCTGGAGCGTTTCATGCGTGAAGTTTTCGAAAAGAGCGGCGTCCCGGCCGCCGATGCGGCGATCTGCGCCGACGTATTGATCACGGCGGACAAGCTGGGCATCGATTCGCACGGCATCGGCCGCCTCAAACCGATCTATTACGACCGGATCAAAGCCGGCATACAGCAGCCGGTCACCCGGTTTGAAATCGTCCGCGAAAGCCCGACCACCGCGGTCATCGACGGCCACGACGGCATGGGCCAGGTCATCGCCAGACAGGCGATGCAGTTGGCGATCGACAAAGCAAAACAGTACGGCATGGGGATGACGGCGGTGCGCAATTCGACCCATTACGGCATCGCCGGCTATTACGCATTGATGGCGGCCGAACACGGCATGATCGGCATGACCGGCACCAACGCCCGGCCGTCGATCGCCCCGACTTTCGGCGTCGAAAACATGCTCGGCACCAACCCGTTGACCTTCGGCATGCCGACCGATGAACCGTTTCCGTTCCTGCTCGACTGCGCCACCAGCATTTCGCAGCGCGGCAAGATCGAAGTGTACGCCCGCGCCGGCAGGGAACTGCCGCCCGGCTGGGTGATCGGCGAGGACGGCCGAACCCGCACCGATACCGAACAGATCCTGATCGACCTGGTCAAGGGCAAAGCGGCGTTGACGCCGCTCGGCGGCATCGGCGAGGAACACGGCGGCTACAAGGGTTACGGTTACGCGACGGTGGTCGAAATCCTGTCGGCGGCGCTGCAGCAGGGCAGTTTCCTCAAGGGGTTGCTCGGGTTCAACGCCGACGGCAGCAAACGGCCTTATCACCTGGGACACTTCTTCCTGGCAATCAACATCGAATGCTTCACCGGCCTGGACAGTTTCAAAAAGACCGCCGGCGATATTCTGCGCGAATTGCGCGCCTCGCGCCGGGCGCCCGGCCAGCCGCACATCTACACCGCCGGAGAAAAGGAGTACCTGAATTATCAACGGCGCTTGAAAGAAGGCGTCCCGGTCAATCCGGCCTTGCAGAAGAACATCCGCGCCCTGGTCGACGAACTGGATTTGAAAGGCTACGATTTCGAGTTTCTACAAGAATAG
- the folB gene encoding dihydroneopterin aldolase: MDKIILRDLRVVTTIGTLPAERRQQRELLLNLELELDLNEAGTGDDLARTVNYQMLERQILQLGADSRFRLIERFAAATAELCLSHAPVMAVEVTVDKPGALAHTRSVAVKLRRERNNQSTLS, from the coding sequence ATGGATAAAATCATTTTACGCGACCTGCGGGTGGTGACGACGATCGGCACGCTGCCGGCCGAACGCCGGCAGCAGCGGGAGCTGCTGCTCAACCTCGAACTGGAACTCGACCTGAACGAAGCCGGCACCGGCGATGACCTGGCCCGGACAGTCAATTATCAGATGCTGGAACGGCAGATTCTGCAACTCGGGGCCGACAGCCGTTTTCGGCTGATCGAGCGTTTCGCCGCGGCAACGGCCGAACTCTGTCTAAGCCATGCGCCGGTCATGGCGGTCGAAGTGACCGTCGACAAACCAGGAGCGCTTGCCCATACCCGCAGCGTGGCGGTCAAATTGCGCCGGGAACGGAACAATCAATCAACCCTGTCATAA
- the typA gene encoding translational GTPase TypA codes for MHEIRNIAIIAHVDHGKTTLVDEILKQAKIFRDNQEVAECFLDNNDLERERGITILAKNVSIEYKNVKINILDTPGHSDFGGQVERVLKLADGVLLLVDSAEGPMPQTRFVLDKALQLNLHPIVVINKIDKPDARPNVVHDKVFDLFCELDASDEQLEFPVLYASGRDGWAVRNLDDPRTSIFPLMDAILEHIPAPKKLEGPVQLQVATLDYSEFVGRIGIGRVYRGRLDTRKALTLIKRDGSRSPAHIKQLFTFEGVGRRETDIVECGDLCAIVGIEGIDISDTIADAEYPEQMPPIAIDEPTISMLFRVNDSPLYGKEGKYVSSRHLRERLFREMEKDVALRVEDVNGEAFKVSGRGVLHLAILIETMRREGYELSVAKPQVICKVIDGVRSEPLEVLTVDVPDEFAGKIIELVGLRKGEMLHMEARGNRQLLEFNIPTRGLIGFRSKALTASAGEAIVSHRFLKYAPFRGEIPQRSVGTLVSMGSGRAEAFAIDALQQRGFFFITPTTETYEGMIVGEHCKEGDLNVNVQKAKQLTNMRASGSDRNLKIAPARKMSLEQALEYIEDDELVEVTPLNIRLRKFYLTDLERRRMKSRKLGGETEA; via the coding sequence ATGCATGAAATTAGGAACATAGCGATTATCGCCCACGTCGACCACGGCAAAACCACTCTGGTGGACGAAATCCTCAAGCAGGCCAAAATTTTCCGCGACAATCAGGAAGTGGCCGAATGTTTCCTCGACAACAATGATCTCGAACGCGAACGCGGCATCACCATCCTGGCCAAAAATGTCAGCATCGAATACAAGAACGTCAAGATCAATATCCTCGACACCCCCGGCCACAGCGACTTCGGCGGCCAGGTCGAACGGGTGCTCAAACTGGCCGACGGCGTGCTGCTGCTGGTCGATTCGGCCGAAGGACCGATGCCGCAGACCCGCTTCGTGCTCGACAAGGCGCTGCAGCTCAACCTGCATCCGATCGTCGTCATCAACAAGATCGACAAACCGGACGCCCGGCCGAACGTCGTGCACGACAAGGTATTCGACCTCTTCTGCGAACTGGATGCCTCCGACGAACAGTTGGAATTTCCGGTACTGTACGCCAGCGGCCGCGACGGCTGGGCGGTACGCAATCTCGACGATCCGCGCACCTCGATCTTCCCGCTGATGGATGCCATCCTGGAACACATTCCGGCGCCGAAAAAACTCGAAGGCCCGGTCCAGTTGCAGGTGGCGACGCTGGATTACTCCGAATTCGTCGGCCGCATCGGCATCGGCCGGGTTTACCGCGGCCGGCTGGACACCCGCAAGGCCTTGACCCTGATCAAGCGCGACGGCAGCCGCAGTCCGGCCCACATCAAGCAGTTGTTCACCTTCGAAGGCGTCGGCCGCCGGGAAACCGACATCGTCGAATGCGGCGATCTCTGCGCCATCGTCGGCATCGAAGGCATCGATATCAGCGATACGATCGCCGATGCGGAATATCCGGAGCAGATGCCGCCGATCGCCATCGACGAGCCGACCATTTCAATGCTGTTCCGGGTCAACGATTCGCCGCTGTACGGCAAGGAAGGCAAATATGTCAGCAGCCGCCATCTGCGCGAACGGCTGTTCCGCGAAATGGAAAAAGACGTGGCGCTGCGGGTCGAGGACGTCAACGGCGAGGCGTTCAAAGTCAGCGGCCGCGGCGTGCTGCATCTGGCGATTCTGATCGAGACGATGCGCCGGGAAGGCTATGAGCTTTCGGTGGCCAAGCCGCAGGTGATCTGCAAAGTGATCGACGGCGTGCGGTCCGAACCGCTCGAAGTGCTGACCGTCGACGTGCCGGATGAATTCGCCGGCAAGATCATCGAGCTGGTCGGACTGCGCAAAGGCGAAATGCTCCATATGGAAGCGCGCGGCAACCGCCAACTGCTGGAATTCAACATCCCGACCCGCGGCCTGATCGGTTTCCGGAGCAAGGCATTGACCGCCAGCGCCGGCGAAGCGATCGTTTCACACCGTTTTCTGAAATACGCGCCGTTCCGCGGCGAAATTCCGCAACGCTCGGTCGGCACGCTGGTCAGCATGGGTTCGGGCCGGGCGGAAGCCTTCGCCATCGACGCGTTGCAGCAGCGCGGATTTTTCTTCATCACCCCGACGACCGAAACCTACGAAGGAATGATTGTCGGTGAACACTGCAAAGAAGGCGACCTGAACGTCAACGTCCAGAAAGCCAAACAGTTGACCAATATGCGCGCCTCCGGTTCCGACCGCAACCTGAAGATCGCCCCGGCCCGCAAAATGAGCCTGGAACAGGCGCTGGAATACATTGAGGACGATGAACTGGTCGAAGTGACGCCGCTGAACATCCGGCTGCGGAAATTCTATCTGACCGATCTGGAGCGGCGGCGGATGAAAAGCAGGAAACTGGGCGGCGAAACCGAAGCGTGA